In the genome of Polaribacter sp. MED152, one region contains:
- a CDS encoding glycosyl hydrolase — MLKYFLSALIIFLSFSINCQTTQVGSGSYTNSHPGTDEAGRNGFPSGTPQLSGNAIGKPVPTNDWWSKLVKENHADNLFNYPMTMKTTNTGLIVTYIPWGVIGDSAPIEVSLQGLSTDKTTVYDYSDWTVTMNWKDTDNEMNVTSGIGMPFLYYEKDADDVVEIKVNSGSATVNNEVLIIENASGDEDFVFYAPIGSVWNQSGATYTSTLNGKTYWSMAMLPQNTSNVNDVVEDLKKYAYVFPTNTTTNWSYDEATSKVATTFTVTTDVKEGSNSNMLLGLLPHQWYNTSSNSPVPSSYTYASVRGELKMQEGNSFTVENTFKGILPTIPYLANYSTGFSPAELESKISQIENDGLATWTDSYNEGQVMNRLIQTARIADQTGNTAARDKMIATVKERLEDWLSYESGEKAFLFYYNDTWSALLGYPSGHGQDTNINDHHFHWGYFIHAAAFMEQFEPGWASKWGPMINTLIKDAASADRSDALFPFLRNFSPYAGHSWANGFATFPQGNDQESTSESMQFASSLIHWGTITENDAIRDLGIYIYTTEQTAVEEYWFDVYERNFQSSQQYSLVSRVWGNSYDNGTFWTADIEAAYGIEMYPIHGGSFYLGHNQQYAQKLWAEIEANTVVLNNQEHPNLWYDTYWKYLSMSNPQKAVDLYNDYPERNLKFGISDAQTYHWLHSVNAMGVVDATITANYPIAAVFKQNGETTYVAHNYSDNEITVSFSDGFQLTVPSNQMKTNRDLDVSGVLSSDFAQAFPNGSVNLTATVSGSGITKVEFFDGTTSIGEDTSAPYELKAANLGLGIHGFYAKVYVNNQFSVTNIVEVQIGEQVPYLGTPNSIPGEIEAGFYDKFEGGIGQGITYVDTSVGNNGDFRTEENIDAISVNGEGATIGWITAGEWMEYTVDVQTAGVYDLSFRYTSGNESGGGPFYFEIDGTKISPDMSVGYTSDWDAWQTKNVSDIQLTKGENVLRLFIENGEFNLGKMTFSYKEALPFVPPVANAGTNVSVILPDSTAMLDGSASNDPEGQNITYNWEQIYGPSTIIFDNNTIASPTISNLVDGIYKCKLSVDDGTYQDSDEVLVIVSNNGNVNPTISITAPNNNAAFKEGEQITISASASDLDGTIALVEYFRGTTKLGEVSNSPYSFVWENASIGSHQIKAVATDNSGATTTSEEISITVSEEQKCEEVSSEASQGSFSQGYRVSFETIGTSVKIQFELLDTDKNGVVAYLWKQTPFTESQMNQESGNIFSSTVGGLSIGETISYACKFAYAGGLSATKYFNYVVGNSCSGSNSDTTPPDNFTASIGNVSASTVEIFLNSTDDSGKVIYDVTYGNNTESINSDSGVQKSIMISGLTADTLYDFSVSAKDLSGNEATNNSISLQATTLENTNSECSGTESEAIQGEFSLGYTYEFITNGSEVTFTFELLDTDKTGVVAYLWKQSPFSETQMSAESGNRFSTTVSGFSAGESISYACKFAFAGGLAVTKYFTYTVGESCSLSTAENVLKSALKMYPNPVINELNIDLQDIALSKIEIYSVVGKRLKVYKTELNKINLEDLSSGLYLIKVYADGLSYTSKFIKK, encoded by the coding sequence ATGTTAAAATACTTTCTTAGTGCACTAATTATTTTTCTTAGTTTTTCAATAAACTGTCAAACAACACAAGTTGGTAGTGGTAGTTATACAAATTCACATCCTGGAACAGATGAAGCAGGTAGAAATGGTTTTCCTTCAGGTACACCACAATTGTCTGGTAATGCTATAGGTAAACCAGTTCCAACAAATGACTGGTGGTCTAAGTTAGTTAAAGAAAATCATGCAGATAATTTATTCAATTATCCAATGACAATGAAAACTACAAATACAGGTTTAATTGTTACGTATATTCCTTGGGGAGTTATTGGAGATTCTGCTCCCATAGAAGTTAGTCTTCAAGGTTTGTCTACAGATAAAACCACAGTTTATGATTATTCAGATTGGACAGTTACCATGAATTGGAAAGATACAGACAATGAAATGAATGTAACTTCAGGAATTGGTATGCCATTTTTATATTACGAAAAAGATGCAGATGATGTTGTGGAAATAAAAGTGAATTCAGGTTCAGCAACTGTTAATAATGAAGTATTAATTATAGAAAACGCATCTGGAGACGAAGATTTTGTATTCTATGCACCAATTGGTAGTGTATGGAATCAATCAGGTGCAACCTATACATCAACCTTAAATGGTAAAACGTATTGGTCAATGGCAATGTTGCCACAAAATACCAGTAATGTTAATGATGTAGTTGAAGATCTAAAAAAGTATGCGTACGTTTTTCCAACAAATACAACTACAAATTGGAGTTATGATGAAGCAACATCTAAAGTGGCTACAACTTTTACAGTTACCACAGATGTTAAAGAAGGATCTAACTCCAATATGTTACTAGGCTTATTGCCTCATCAATGGTATAATACAAGTTCTAATTCTCCTGTACCAAGTTCTTATACTTATGCATCTGTAAGAGGTGAGTTAAAAATGCAAGAAGGAAATAGCTTTACAGTAGAAAATACATTTAAAGGAATTTTACCAACAATACCTTATTTAGCAAATTACAGCACAGGATTTAGTCCTGCTGAGCTTGAGAGTAAAATTTCTCAAATTGAAAATGATGGTTTAGCAACTTGGACGGATTCTTACAATGAAGGTCAAGTTATGAATCGTTTAATTCAAACAGCCAGAATTGCTGATCAAACAGGAAATACAGCTGCAAGAGATAAAATGATAGCCACTGTTAAAGAGCGTTTAGAAGATTGGTTAAGTTATGAGTCTGGAGAAAAAGCATTTTTGTTTTATTATAATGATACTTGGTCTGCTTTATTAGGTTATCCTTCAGGTCATGGACAAGATACAAACATCAATGATCATCATTTTCACTGGGGATATTTTATTCATGCTGCTGCTTTTATGGAACAGTTTGAACCTGGTTGGGCTTCAAAATGGGGGCCAATGATAAACACTTTAATAAAGGATGCAGCTTCAGCAGATAGAAGTGATGCCTTATTTCCATTTTTGAGAAATTTTAGTCCCTATGCAGGCCACAGTTGGGCCAATGGCTTTGCAACCTTTCCTCAAGGAAATGATCAAGAATCAACTTCAGAAAGTATGCAATTTGCTTCGTCTTTAATTCATTGGGGAACAATTACTGAGAACGATGCAATAAGAGATTTAGGAATATATATTTATACCACAGAACAAACAGCCGTAGAAGAATATTGGTTTGATGTTTATGAACGTAATTTTCAATCATCACAACAATACAGTTTGGTGTCTAGAGTTTGGGGTAATTCTTATGATAATGGCACTTTTTGGACAGCAGATATTGAAGCAGCTTATGGTATTGAGATGTATCCCATTCATGGAGGTTCTTTTTACCTTGGGCATAATCAACAATATGCACAGAAATTATGGGCGGAAATCGAAGCAAATACGGTTGTTTTAAATAATCAAGAACATCCAAATTTATGGTACGATACTTATTGGAAATATTTGTCTATGTCAAACCCACAAAAAGCAGTCGATTTATATAATGATTATCCAGAAAGAAACTTAAAATTTGGTATTTCTGATGCTCAAACTTATCATTGGCTACATTCGGTTAATGCAATGGGTGTTGTAGATGCTACAATTACAGCAAATTATCCTATTGCAGCAGTTTTTAAGCAAAATGGAGAAACAACATACGTTGCGCATAATTATTCTGATAATGAAATTACGGTTTCTTTTTCAGACGGATTTCAATTAACGGTTCCTTCAAATCAAATGAAAACAAATAGAGATTTAGATGTCTCTGGAGTTTTATCATCAGATTTTGCCCAAGCTTTTCCAAATGGTAGTGTAAATTTAACAGCCACTGTTTCTGGAAGTGGAATTACTAAGGTTGAGTTTTTTGATGGAACCACATCTATAGGTGAAGACACATCAGCTCCATACGAACTTAAAGCAGCTAATTTAGGATTGGGTATTCATGGTTTTTACGCTAAAGTTTATGTAAACAATCAATTTAGTGTTACCAATATTGTTGAAGTACAAATAGGGGAACAAGTACCTTATTTAGGTACTCCTAATAGTATTCCTGGTGAAATTGAAGCAGGTTTTTATGATAAGTTTGAAGGTGGAATTGGGCAAGGCATTACTTATGTTGATACATCTGTGGGAAATAATGGAGATTTCAGAACAGAAGAAAATATAGATGCCATTTCTGTAAATGGAGAAGGAGCAACAATAGGTTGGATTACTGCAGGAGAATGGATGGAGTATACAGTTGATGTACAAACTGCTGGAGTTTATGATCTAAGTTTTAGATATACATCTGGTAATGAAAGTGGAGGAGGTCCTTTTTATTTTGAAATTGATGGCACTAAAATTAGTCCAGATATGTCTGTGGGCTATACCTCAGATTGGGATGCTTGGCAAACTAAGAATGTTTCAGATATTCAGTTAACTAAAGGTGAAAATGTGTTGAGATTATTTATAGAAAATGGGGAGTTCAATTTAGGTAAAATGACATTTAGTTATAAAGAAGCACTGCCTTTTGTTCCTCCAGTTGCTAATGCAGGTACAAACGTTTCTGTGATACTACCTGATTCAACTGCAATGCTAGATGGTTCTGCAAGTAATGATCCTGAAGGACAAAATATAACTTATAATTGGGAGCAAATTTATGGGCCTTCAACGATCATTTTTGATAACAATACAATTGCTTCACCAACTATTTCTAATTTGGTAGATGGTATTTATAAATGCAAATTATCTGTAGATGATGGTACTTATCAAGATTCTGATGAGGTTTTGGTAATAGTTTCAAATAATGGAAATGTAAATCCGACTATTTCAATTACAGCACCAAATAACAATGCTGCCTTTAAAGAAGGAGAACAAATTACTATTTCAGCATCTGCTAGTGATTTAGATGGTACAATTGCTTTAGTAGAGTATTTTAGAGGTACTACAAAATTGGGTGAAGTTTCTAATTCACCTTATAGTTTTGTTTGGGAAAATGCAAGTATTGGTTCACATCAAATTAAAGCTGTAGCTACCGATAATTCTGGGGCAACAACTACATCAGAAGAAATTTCAATTACAGTATCAGAAGAACAAAAATGTGAAGAGGTTTCCTCTGAAGCAAGTCAAGGAAGTTTTTCACAAGGATATCGTGTGTCTTTTGAAACCATAGGAACTTCGGTTAAAATTCAATTTGAGTTGTTAGATACAGATAAAAATGGTGTCGTAGCTTATTTATGGAAACAAACTCCATTTACAGAATCTCAGATGAATCAAGAATCAGGAAATATATTTTCTAGTACAGTTGGTGGTTTATCAATAGGTGAAACTATTAGTTATGCATGTAAATTTGCTTATGCAGGTGGCTTATCTGCGACTAAATATTTTAACTATGTTGTTGGGAATAGTTGTTCAGGTAGTAATTCTGATACAACTCCCCCAGATAATTTTACGGCAAGTATTGGCAATGTGAGTGCATCAACAGTAGAAATTTTTTTAAATTCTACAGATGATTCAGGAAAAGTAATTTATGACGTTACTTATGGCAATAATACTGAATCTATAAATAGTGATTCTGGAGTTCAAAAATCAATAATGATAAGTGGTTTAACAGCAGATACTTTATATGATTTTAGTGTTTCTGCAAAAGATTTATCTGGAAATGAGGCTACTAATAATTCAATAAGTTTACAAGCAACCACGTTAGAAAATACAAATTCTGAATGTTCAGGAACAGAAAGTGAAGCAATACAAGGTGAGTTTTCTTTAGGTTATACTTATGAATTTATCACAAATGGCTCAGAAGTTACTTTTACTTTCGAATTGTTAGATACAGATAAAACAGGAGTTGTAGCTTATTTATGGAAGCAATCTCCATTTTCGGAAACTCAAATGAGTGCTGAATCTGGTAATCGATTTTCAACAACTGTAAGCGGATTTTCAGCAGGTGAATCTATTAGCTATGCTTGTAAATTTGCTTTTGCTGGTGGTTTAGCAGTTACTAAATATTTTACTTATACTGTTGGTGAAAGTTGTTCTTTAAGTACTGCAGAAAATGTTTTAAAATCGGCTTTAAAGATGTATCCTAATCCTGTGATTAATGAATTAAATATTGATTTACAAGATATTGCACTTTCAAAAATAGAAATCTACTCAGTAGTTGGTAAACGATTAAAGGTTTACAAAACAGAATTAAATAAAATAAATCTTGAAGACCTTTCTAGTGGGTTGTATCTAATAAAAGTATACGCTGATGGCCTCAGTTATACTTCAAAGTTTATCAAAAAATAG
- the secA gene encoding preprotein translocase subunit SecA — MGILDSVIKLFVGDKQEKDLKLLQPIVDNVKKFEAEIANLSHDELRAKTLAFKEKIKEATKTLDDKITVLEAEAKAADIDRQEDIYAEIDALKDEAYTISEKVLADIMPEAFAVIKETAKRFVENEELEVTATPFDRELSAQKDNVSLEDDKAYWANSWDAAGKPVTWDMIHYDVQLIGGSVLHQGKIAEMMTGEGKTLVSTLPVYLNALTGNGVHVVTVNDYLAKRDRAWMAPIFEFHGLSTDCIDFHQPNSDARRKAYNADITYGTNNEFGFDYLRDNMASSKDDLVQRAPNYAIIDEVDSVLIDDARTPLIISGPVPKGDVHEFNELKPLVSDLVSLQKQNLVKVLAEAKKLLAEGDEKEGGKLLLRVHRGLPKNKALIKFLSQEGIKQILQKTENTYMQDNNKLMPEIDQDLYFVVEEKNNQIDLTDKGIAHLSEKTNNDTFFVLPDIGVKVGEIDALEKTAEEKAVLKEDLYKDFSIKSERIHTMNQLLKAYTVFEKDVEYVVMENKVMIVDEQTGRIMDGRRYSDGLHQAIEAKENVKIEDATQTFATVTLQNYFRMYRKLSGMTGTAITEAGEFWEIYKLDVVEIPTNKPIARDDKDDLVYKTAREKYNAVIDDIVNLVAEKRPVLVGTTSVEISELLGRMLQMRKIPHNILNAKLHKREADVVAEAGKPGVVTIATNMAGRGTDIKLSQEVKEAGGLAIIGTERHDSRRVDRQLRGRAGRQGDVGSSQFYVALDDNLMRLFGSDRIAKMMDRMGLKEGEVIQHSMISKSIERAQKKVEENNFGIRKRLLEYDDIMNAQREFVYKRRRNALDGKRLQVDIANMIYDTCEAIVQKNKGVKDFQNFEFELIRFSSMTSPISEDEFNKLSEKEITDQLYDIVTKHYKDKIERNAVLAYPVIKDVYENEGDRYERIVVPFTDGIKSLQVVTNLKEAYETEGESLVTDFEKNITLAIIDENWKDHLRKMDDLKQSVQNASYEQKDPLLIYKFEAFELFKRTVDEINREVLSFLFKGELPAQDRNQISEARQQKRENLSTSKADVQNTTEQAIQNSRQQSSEPVETVVREQPKIGRNERVTIKNVMSGEEKVVKFKQAIPLIQKGEWVLVN, encoded by the coding sequence ATGGGTATATTAGATTCAGTAATAAAGCTCTTTGTTGGTGATAAGCAAGAGAAAGATTTAAAATTATTACAGCCAATTGTAGACAATGTTAAGAAATTTGAAGCAGAGATTGCTAATCTTTCTCATGATGAGTTAAGAGCAAAAACTTTAGCCTTCAAAGAAAAAATAAAAGAAGCTACAAAAACCTTAGATGATAAAATTACTGTTTTAGAGGCAGAGGCTAAAGCTGCAGATATAGACAGACAAGAAGATATTTATGCAGAAATAGATGCTTTAAAAGACGAAGCATATACGATATCAGAAAAAGTTTTGGCAGATATTATGCCAGAGGCATTTGCTGTTATTAAAGAAACTGCAAAACGTTTTGTAGAAAACGAAGAATTAGAGGTTACTGCAACTCCTTTTGATAGAGAACTATCTGCACAAAAAGACAATGTTTCTCTAGAAGATGATAAAGCGTATTGGGCCAATTCTTGGGATGCTGCAGGTAAGCCTGTAACTTGGGATATGATTCATTATGATGTGCAATTAATTGGTGGTTCTGTTTTGCATCAAGGTAAAATTGCAGAAATGATGACAGGTGAAGGTAAAACGTTAGTTTCTACACTACCTGTTTACTTAAATGCCTTAACTGGTAATGGAGTTCATGTAGTAACCGTAAATGATTACTTGGCAAAACGTGATAGAGCTTGGATGGCTCCTATTTTTGAATTTCATGGTTTATCTACAGACTGTATCGATTTTCATCAACCAAACTCAGATGCACGTAGAAAAGCCTATAATGCAGATATTACTTATGGTACAAATAACGAATTTGGTTTCGATTATTTGAGAGACAATATGGCTAGCTCTAAAGACGATTTGGTACAAAGAGCGCCAAATTATGCAATTATAGATGAGGTAGATTCTGTATTAATTGATGATGCAAGAACACCTTTAATTATCTCAGGTCCTGTACCAAAAGGTGATGTACATGAATTTAACGAGCTAAAACCCTTAGTATCAGATTTAGTGTCTTTACAAAAGCAAAACTTGGTAAAAGTATTAGCAGAAGCTAAGAAATTATTAGCAGAAGGCGATGAAAAAGAAGGTGGTAAATTGTTACTAAGAGTTCACAGAGGTCTACCAAAAAATAAAGCATTAATAAAATTTTTATCTCAAGAAGGTATTAAACAAATTCTGCAAAAGACAGAGAATACCTACATGCAAGATAATAATAAATTGATGCCAGAAATAGATCAAGATTTATACTTTGTTGTAGAAGAAAAAAACAATCAGATTGATTTAACTGATAAAGGGATTGCACATTTATCAGAAAAAACGAATAATGACACCTTCTTTGTATTACCAGATATTGGTGTAAAAGTTGGTGAAATTGATGCTCTTGAAAAAACTGCAGAAGAAAAAGCAGTTTTAAAAGAAGACTTGTATAAAGACTTTAGTATTAAGAGCGAACGTATTCATACCATGAATCAACTTTTAAAAGCATATACTGTTTTTGAAAAAGATGTTGAGTATGTAGTGATGGAAAACAAGGTGATGATTGTTGATGAACAAACAGGACGTATCATGGATGGTCGTCGTTATTCTGATGGTTTACACCAAGCAATTGAAGCTAAAGAAAATGTAAAAATTGAAGATGCTACACAAACTTTTGCAACTGTAACTCTACAGAACTATTTTAGAATGTATAGAAAACTTTCTGGAATGACAGGTACAGCCATTACAGAAGCTGGTGAATTTTGGGAAATCTATAAATTAGATGTTGTAGAAATTCCTACAAATAAGCCAATTGCAAGAGATGATAAAGATGATTTAGTTTATAAAACTGCTCGTGAAAAATACAACGCAGTTATAGACGATATCGTAAATTTAGTTGCTGAAAAAAGACCTGTTTTAGTAGGTACAACATCAGTAGAAATTTCTGAATTATTAGGTAGAATGTTACAAATGCGTAAAATTCCACATAATATTTTAAATGCAAAATTACACAAGCGTGAAGCAGATGTTGTAGCAGAAGCAGGTAAACCTGGTGTTGTTACTATTGCAACAAACATGGCTGGTCGTGGAACAGATATTAAACTATCTCAGGAAGTAAAAGAAGCTGGTGGTTTAGCTATAATTGGTACAGAAAGACATGACTCTAGGCGTGTTGACAGACAGCTTAGAGGACGTGCAGGAAGACAGGGAGATGTTGGTTCTTCTCAATTCTATGTAGCTTTAGACGATAATTTAATGCGTTTATTTGGTTCAGATAGAATTGCTAAAATGATGGATAGAATGGGCCTTAAAGAAGGTGAAGTAATTCAGCATTCTATGATTTCTAAATCTATTGAAAGAGCGCAGAAAAAGGTAGAAGAAAACAACTTTGGTATTCGTAAGCGTTTGTTAGAGTATGATGATATTATGAACGCTCAACGTGAGTTTGTTTATAAAAGAAGAAGAAATGCGTTAGATGGTAAACGTTTGCAAGTAGATATTGCAAATATGATTTACGATACATGCGAAGCTATTGTTCAAAAAAATAAAGGAGTTAAAGATTTTCAGAATTTCGAATTTGAATTAATTCGTTTTTCTTCTATGACTTCACCTATTTCTGAAGATGAGTTCAACAAATTATCAGAAAAAGAAATTACAGATCAATTGTATGATATTGTAACTAAACATTACAAAGATAAGATTGAAAGAAATGCAGTATTGGCATACCCTGTAATTAAAGATGTATACGAAAATGAAGGTGATAGATACGAACGTATTGTAGTACCTTTTACAGACGGAATTAAATCTTTACAAGTTGTTACCAATTTAAAAGAAGCATACGAAACTGAAGGTGAAAGTTTAGTTACAGATTTCGAAAAGAATATTACACTTGCAATTATAGATGAAAACTGGAAGGATCATTTACGTAAAATGGATGATTTAAAACAATCTGTACAGAACGCATCTTATGAGCAAAAAGATCCTTTATTAATCTATAAGTTTGAAGCTTTTGAATTGTTTAAGAGAACTGTAGACGAGATTAATAGAGAGGTTTTATCTTTCTTATTCAAAGGTGAATTACCTGCACAAGATAGAAATCAGATATCTGAAGCTCGTCAGCAAAAAAGAGAAAACTTAAGTACTAGTAAAGCTGATGTGCAAAATACCACAGAACAAGCCATTCAAAATTCTCGTCAGCAATCTTCAGAACCTGTAGAAACTGTTGTGAGAGAACAACCAAAAATTGGTAGAAATGAACGCGTTACTATTAAAAATGTAATGAGTGGAGAAGAAAAGGTTGTAAAATTTAAACAAGCAATTCCTTTAATTCAAAAAGGTGAATGGGTTTTGGTAAATTAA
- a CDS encoding DUF2795 domain-containing protein — translation MYWTLELASYLADAPWPATKDELIDYAIRTGAPLEVVENLQDIEDEGDAYDSIIEIWPDYPTEDDYLWNEDEY, via the coding sequence ATGTATTGGACGTTAGAATTAGCATCTTATTTAGCAGATGCACCTTGGCCAGCAACCAAAGACGAATTAATAGATTACGCTATTAGAACTGGAGCTCCTTTAGAAGTTGTTGAAAATTTACAGGACATTGAAGATGAAGGTGATGCTTATGATTCAATTATAGAAATTTGGCCAGATTATCCAACTGAAGATGATTATCTTTGGAATGAGGACGAATACTAA
- a CDS encoding cob(I)yrinic acid a,c-diamide adenosyltransferase — MKIYTKTGDEGTTALFGGTRVKKYNLRIDSYGTVDELNAYIGLIKDQDIDEATKETLLNIQNELFTLGAMLATPPEKETLKSGKERLNIPKVNVNSIQYLENKIDAMDAELPQMTHFILPGGHQAVSFCHVARCVCRRAERLCVELNDEETINSDILKYLNRLSDYLFVLARMLSKQLRVDEIKWIPTKNN; from the coding sequence ATGAAAATATATACTAAAACTGGTGATGAAGGTACAACTGCACTTTTTGGTGGTACAAGAGTTAAAAAATACAATTTAAGAATTGATAGTTATGGAACTGTAGATGAATTAAACGCTTATATTGGTTTAATTAAAGATCAAGATATAGATGAAGCCACTAAAGAAACTTTATTAAATATTCAGAACGAATTGTTCACTTTAGGAGCTATGTTAGCTACTCCACCAGAAAAAGAAACGTTAAAATCTGGAAAAGAACGTTTAAATATACCTAAGGTAAATGTAAACTCTATTCAATATTTAGAAAACAAGATTGATGCTATGGATGCTGAGCTTCCTCAAATGACGCATTTTATTTTACCTGGAGGACATCAGGCTGTGTCATTCTGTCACGTAGCAAGATGTGTTTGTAGAAGAGCAGAACGTTTGTGTGTTGAGTTAAATGACGAAGAAACTATAAATTCTGACATTTTAAAATACTTAAACCGACTTTCTGACTACCTTTTTGTGTTGGCACGAATGTTGTCTAAACAACTACGGGTAGACGAAATTAAATGGATTCCTACCAAAAATAATTAA
- a CDS encoding DinB family protein, with protein sequence MVPKNEYAPYFEQYLQLVNQEKSIVENLVASQNDFEQTLSNIDTSKHNFAYDKGKWTLKELIQHTIDTERVFIYRALCFARNDKTDLPGFDQDIFTQNDNANQREFDELLNEMKVVRESSIALFKSFSDEAFQRIGVASNNKMSVRALGYLFSGHQIHHLNIVKERYL encoded by the coding sequence ATGGTTCCTAAAAATGAGTATGCACCTTATTTTGAACAGTATTTACAATTAGTAAATCAAGAAAAAAGTATAGTAGAAAATTTAGTAGCATCACAAAATGATTTTGAGCAGACACTAAGTAATATTGATACCTCAAAACATAATTTTGCATATGATAAAGGTAAGTGGACCTTAAAAGAATTGATACAACACACCATAGATACTGAACGCGTTTTTATTTATAGAGCCTTATGTTTTGCTAGAAATGATAAAACAGATTTACCAGGTTTTGATCAAGATATATTTACACAAAATGACAATGCTAACCAAAGGGAATTTGATGAGTTATTGAACGAAATGAAGGTGGTTAGAGAAAGTTCTATTGCACTTTTTAAGAGTTTTTCTGATGAAGCATTTCAAAGAATTGGTGTAGCTTCTAATAATAAGATGTCTGTTAGAGCTTTAGGTTATTTATTTTCTGGACATCAAATACATCATTTAAACATAGTTAAAGAAAGATATTTGTAA